Proteins from one Sander lucioperca isolate FBNREF2018 chromosome 16, SLUC_FBN_1.2, whole genome shotgun sequence genomic window:
- the LOC116064676 gene encoding tripartite motif-containing protein 16-like produces the protein MEQKGVQLDRETFSCSICLDLLKDPVTINCGHSYCMNCIKGFWDEGDEKEMYSCPQCRQSFTPRPVLVKSTMLAALVEELKKTGLQAAPADHCYAGAEDVACDFCTGRKLKAIKSCLQCLISYCEKHLQPHVESPAFEKHKLVEPSKKLQENVCSRHDEVMKLFCRTDQQLICSLCSVDEHKGHDTVSAAAERAERQRELEGSRQTIQQRIQDREKDVKLLQQQAEAIDRSADKAVEDSEKIFTELIRLLEKRSSDVKQQVRSQQKREASRVKELQEELEQEITELKRKDVELKKLSHTEDHNQFLHNYPSLSPLSQSSIHIRPLSCFEDVTAAVTEVRDKLQDVLREEWTTVSLTGTEVDVLLPQPEPKTRAGFLKYSREITLDPNTAHTWLLLSEGNRKATFMRQQQSYSSHPDRFTDWFQVLSRESLTGRCYWEVERRGLVSVAVTYKNISRAGRSVECGFGRNDKSWALDCDNNKYTFWSNKVQTPVSGPESSRVGVYLDHSAGILSFYSVSETMTLLHRVQTTFTQPLYAGLYVYGYGNSAELRKLK, from the coding sequence ATGGAGCAGAAAGGAGTTCAGCTGGACCGGGAAACCTTCTCTTGTTCCATTtgtctggatctactgaaggatccggtgactattaactgtggacacagctactgcatgaactgtattaaaGGCTTCTGGGATGAAGGGGATGAGAAGGAAATGTACAGCTGCCCTCAGTGCAGGCAGAGCTTCACACCGAGGCCTGTACTGGTGAAAAGCACCATGTTAGCAGCtttagtggaggagctgaagaagactggactccaagctgctcctgctgatcactgctatgctggagctgaagatgtggcctgtgattTCTGCACCGGGAGAAAACTCAAAGCCATCAAGTCCTGTCTGCAATGTCTGATCTCTTATTGTGAGAAACACCTTCAGCCTCATGTTGAATCCCCTGCTTTCgagaaacacaagctggtggagccgTCCAAGAAGCTCCAGGAGAACGTCTGCTCTCGTCATGATGAGGTAATGAAGCTTTTCTGCCGTACTGATCAGCAGCTTATCTgttctctctgctctgtggatgaacataaaggccacgacacagtctcagctgcagcagagagagctgagaggcagagagagctcgaggggagtcgacagaccatccagcagagaatccaggacagagagaaagatgtgaagctgcttcaacagCAGGCGGAGGCCATCGATCGCTCTGCCGataaagcagtggaggacagcgagaagatcttcaccgagctgatccgtctcttggagaaaagaagctctgatgtgaagcagcaggtcagatctcagcagaaaagagaagcgagtcgagtcaaagagcttcaggaggagctggagcaggagatcactgagctgaagaggaaagacgttgagctgaagaagctctcacacacagaggatcacaaccagtttctacacaactaccCTTCACTGTCACCACTCAGCCAATCCAGCATCCATATCCGTCCTCTGAGCTGCTTTGAGGACGTGACGGCGGCCGTGACAGAAGTCagagataaactacaggacGTCCTGAGAGAGGAGTGGACAACCGTCTCACTGACAGGGACTGAAGTGGACGTTTTACTGCCACAACCAGAGCCCAAGACCAGAGCtggattcttaaaatattcacgtgaaatcacactggatccaaacacagcacacacatggCTGTTATTATCTGAGGGGAACAGGAAAGCAACATTCATGAGACAACAACAGTCTTATTCTAGTCACCCAGACAGATTCACTGACTGGTTtcaggtcctgagtagagagagtctgactggacgttgttactgggaggtggagaggagaggattaGTTTCTGTAGCAGTCACATACaagaatatcagcagagcagggAGGTCGGTTGAATGTGGATTTGGACGAAATGACAAATCTTGGGCATTAGATtgtgacaacaacaaatatacatTTTGGTCCAACAAAGTCCAAACTCCCGTCTCAGGTCctgagtcctccagagtaggagtgtacctggatcacagtgcaggtattctgtccttctacagcgtctctgaaaccatgactctcctccacagagtccagaccacattcactcagccgctCTATGCTGGACTTTATGTTTATGGTTATGGAAACTCTGCTGAGTTGCGTAAACTGAAATAG